The following proteins are co-located in the Phragmites australis chromosome 10, lpPhrAust1.1, whole genome shotgun sequence genome:
- the LOC133930933 gene encoding protein TPX2-like — protein sequence MDSDDEEMCDASSTPSSPGGEGGERGFEPEEAERVVEGAMVMEVAWFQVDLDYEFDAPRWFDLAQEEAPVEAAAAQLWFASAPSYPPSPLISKMLAEDLGLQSLRSTADTDAVQCSTTSHECSSGAEQRFHQERRPCNGASENERIPGSRNTMRGTSSKSSTLMKPTASQLARRNRKVEVKNSMQSKKSVGVRSERSTMSSNDCTYQSAKRQKLENGHLNKAAATHRPEFIHKNHAKNAMSLNIDRPTGLPKLKVTIPREPELATKLRAERSRILRAVPTNSKQLNQRVAPSSTMPVASTRKVVQPLRATDHQHASRQHDVLGSNVPACTSNRARHLNNVDKKSEDCRDDMFKFKARPLDRKILASKGDVGVFRSAKRNTTVTKEFNLSTSRKGNPAPLSELFNKLSLTAGAHRGIERQTSGLPNYITTKDCKENMIGNMQC from the exons ATGGACAGCGACGACGAGGAGATGTGCGACGCCTCCTCCACCCCTTCCTCCCCTGGCGGCGAAGGCGGGGAAAGGGGATTCGAGCCGGAGGAAGCGGAGCGGGTGGTCGAGGGGGCGATGGTCATGGAGGTCGCGTGGTTCCAGGTGGACCTGGACTACGAGTTCGACGCGCCCAGGTGGTTCGACCTTGCCCAGGAGGAGGCgccggtggaggcggcggcagcgcaGCTGTGGTTCGCCTCCGCCCCCAGCTACCCGCCCTCGC CATTAATTTCTAAGATGTTAGCCGAAGACCTTGGATTGCAAAGCTTAAGAAGCACTGCAGATACAGATGCTGTGCAGTGTTCTACAACTTCTCATGAATGCTCTAGTGGTGCTGAACAAAGATTCCATCAGG AACGAAGACCATGCAATGGTGCATCAGAAAATGAACGAATACCTGGCAGTCGAAATACTATGAGGGGCACTTCCTCGAAAAGCTCCACATTAATGAAGCCTACAGCCAGTCAATTAGCCAGGCGAAACAGAAAAGTGGAAGTGAAGAATTCAATGCA GAGTAAAAAGTCAGTGGGAGTGAGAAGCGAGAGAAGTACCATGAGCTCGAACGATTGCACTTACCAATCCGCTAAAAGGCAGAAATTAGAAAATGGACATCTCAACAAG GCTGCTGCTACTCACCGGCCTGAGTTTATTCATAAAAATCATGCAAAG AATGCTATGAGTCTTAACATTGATCGTCCTACTGGTCTACCCAAATTAAAGGTTACAATTCCTAGAGAACCTGAATTGGCAACAAAACTAAGAGCGGAGAGGTCAAGGATTTTAAGAGCAGT GCCAACTAATTCAAAGCAGTTAAATCAACGGGTTGCACCATCTTCTACAATGCCGGTGGCATCAACTAGAAAG GTAGTTCAACCTTTACGGGCTACTGATCATCAGCATGCAAGTAGACAACATGACGTTTTGGGGTCTAATGTGCCAGCATGTACATCCAATCGTGCAAGGCATCTTAACAA TGTTGATAAAAAGTCAGAAGATTGCAGAGATGACATGTTTAAATTTAAAGCTCGGCCTTTGGATAGAAAG ATATTAGCAAGCAAAGGTGATGTTGGTGTATTTCGAAGTGCAAAAAGGAATACAACGGTGACTAAG GAATTCAACTTATCAACAAGCAGGAAAGGCAATCCGGCTCCATTATCAGAACTCTTTAACAAG CTTTCTTTAACTGCTGGAGCACACCGTGGAATAGAGCGTCAGACCAGTGGTCTGCCAAATTATATCACTACCAAG GATTGCAAAGAGAACATGATTGGTAACATGCAGTGCTAG